One window of Phycisphaeraceae bacterium genomic DNA carries:
- a CDS encoding GHKL domain-containing protein — protein sequence MSDDRLEQSVDVENAHEMDDLMAMFHTVTARLESSQRSLRDEVSHLRAELHEANEQLARSRRLAALGEMAAGIAHEIRNPLGSIGLDARILFEDLDTQPQQQVLADRIRGSVRRLNSIVGDVLSFARECSARLDNVDAECIVDRAIALSLPGVEDTEHKVSIEVDDSIRSLVLTCDADLLEQAMINVIRNAIEAMNENRVDQPWICIGAQSDDAGRAIIVIEDAGPGIPDGVRDRIFNPFFTTRHTGTGLGLAIVHRIMDAHGGEIHIGASQRLGGACVKLALPNRSSTLRTNLRVDCKENDHIRTNGQQHEVFVTQGLVRQAG from the coding sequence ATGAGTGACGACCGTCTCGAACAATCCGTTGATGTTGAGAATGCGCATGAGATGGATGATCTCATGGCGATGTTCCACACGGTGACAGCGAGGCTGGAATCTTCGCAGCGATCATTGCGGGATGAAGTCTCACATCTTCGTGCAGAACTCCATGAGGCAAACGAGCAACTTGCTCGCTCGCGCAGGCTCGCAGCACTCGGTGAGATGGCAGCAGGCATCGCCCACGAGATCCGCAATCCACTTGGATCTATCGGGCTTGATGCACGCATTCTGTTTGAGGATCTGGATACACAACCGCAGCAGCAGGTGCTTGCCGATCGCATTCGCGGTTCGGTGCGTCGGTTGAACTCGATCGTGGGGGATGTCCTCTCGTTTGCTCGTGAGTGCAGCGCACGGCTGGACAATGTTGATGCTGAGTGCATCGTGGACCGTGCCATCGCACTTTCACTCCCCGGCGTTGAAGATACCGAGCACAAGGTGAGCATCGAAGTGGATGACTCCATCCGATCGCTGGTCCTGACGTGCGATGCGGACCTGCTTGAGCAGGCGATGATCAACGTCATCCGCAACGCAATCGAAGCGATGAATGAGAACAGAGTTGATCAACCCTGGATCTGCATCGGTGCGCAGTCAGACGATGCTGGTCGGGCAATCATCGTGATTGAAGATGCAGGCCCGGGTATCCCGGATGGGGTTCGGGACCGGATTTTCAACCCTTTCTTTACAACACGCCACACGGGAACCGGTCTCGGATTGGCGATCGTGCATCGGATCATGGATGCCCACGGTGGCGAGATCCACATTGGTGCTTCACAGCGGCTTGGCGGAGCATGCGTCAAACTTGCGCTGCCGAACAGGTCCAGCACGCTGCGCACAAATTTGCGCGTTGATTGTAAAGAAAACGACCATATTCGGACGAATGGACAGCAGCACGAGGTATTCGTGACACAGGGTCTGGTTCGCCAGGCAGGTTGA
- a CDS encoding sigma-54-dependent Fis family transcriptional regulator, with protein sequence MRTVLVVDDKEMMRDSVAATLGRAGMKVITATDGESALASIAERRPDAVVTDLKMPGLSGLELIERIRQFDDELPIVLMTAFGTVETAVEAMRNGAFDYVTKPFEGDELIISVKRAIQHASVLRENALLRAGASATSSPSTEACGIRGLDRIVGNSPAIRRVKEQIKAVADSQSNVLIVGESGTGKEVVAQAIHDLSSRAENPFLAVNCAALSESLLESELFGHEKGAFTGADKMRKGRFELANTGTLLLDEVSEVSLSIQAKLLRVLQERMFERVGSSTTIGVDVRVLATSNRDLPKSVQAGQFRQDLFFRLNVVPIHLPPLRDRLEDVPALVETFITRICAREGREPIAIEPEAMELMSSYQWPGNVRELQNICERAVVLSNGTGATVITRTLIEPWLGAIENADQDPLDTIVGGLGNAILTGGRYASQVEPKPNGSHAPIGQSAASSIGHSMSDYGHEPMQAPRLMIPPNTTLEEMEREAIVQTLRRFNGHRAKTAEALDIGVRTLGLKLKKWKEEQLVPASL encoded by the coding sequence ATGAGAACGGTACTTGTAGTCGATGACAAAGAGATGATGCGTGACAGCGTGGCCGCCACCCTCGGACGCGCTGGAATGAAAGTAATCACCGCAACCGATGGCGAATCTGCACTCGCTTCCATCGCTGAGCGCAGGCCCGATGCGGTGGTCACCGACCTCAAGATGCCGGGGCTCTCCGGGCTTGAACTCATCGAGCGTATCCGTCAGTTCGACGACGAACTTCCAATCGTCCTGATGACAGCATTCGGCACCGTTGAGACAGCCGTCGAAGCAATGCGCAACGGTGCGTTCGACTATGTGACGAAGCCGTTCGAGGGCGATGAACTGATCATTTCCGTCAAACGTGCCATCCAGCACGCGAGCGTGCTTCGCGAGAACGCGCTGCTCCGGGCGGGTGCATCGGCTACATCGTCACCAAGTACCGAAGCATGCGGAATACGTGGTCTTGATCGCATTGTTGGAAACTCTCCAGCAATCCGTCGAGTGAAGGAACAGATCAAGGCTGTAGCTGACTCGCAGTCCAACGTGCTGATTGTTGGAGAGTCTGGCACCGGTAAGGAAGTGGTGGCGCAGGCGATCCACGATCTGAGCTCGCGTGCCGAGAATCCATTCCTTGCAGTGAACTGCGCAGCACTCAGCGAGTCGCTGCTCGAGAGCGAACTGTTCGGTCATGAGAAGGGTGCATTCACAGGCGCGGACAAGATGCGCAAGGGACGTTTCGAGCTTGCAAACACCGGGACGCTGCTGCTCGATGAGGTGAGCGAGGTCAGTCTGAGCATCCAGGCAAAGCTGCTCCGCGTACTCCAGGAACGCATGTTTGAGCGCGTCGGGTCATCTACCACAATTGGTGTTGATGTCCGCGTGCTCGCAACGAGCAATCGTGATCTGCCAAAGTCGGTGCAGGCTGGGCAGTTCCGTCAGGACCTGTTCTTCCGCCTGAACGTGGTGCCGATCCATTTGCCGCCGCTGCGCGATCGTCTTGAAGACGTGCCAGCACTGGTTGAAACATTTATCACACGGATCTGTGCGCGCGAAGGTCGTGAGCCGATCGCGATTGAGCCTGAAGCGATGGAACTGATGTCCTCGTACCAGTGGCCCGGCAACGTGCGCGAACTGCAGAATATCTGCGAGCGTGCAGTGGTGCTCTCAAACGGTACCGGTGCAACTGTCATCACACGCACTCTTATCGAGCCGTGGCTTGGTGCAATCGAGAATGCGGATCAGGATCCGCTCGACACGATCGTTGGCGGCCTTGGCAACGCTATCCTGACGGGTGGGCGGTACGCATCGCAGGTTGAACCGAAACCAAATGGCTCACACGCTCCAATTGGTCAGTCGGCGGCCAGTTCGATCGGACACTCTATGTCAGACTATGGGCACGAACCGATGCAGGCTCCGCGTCTCATGATCCCGCCCAACACGACACTGGAAGAGATGGAGCGCGAAGCCATCGTGCAGACATTGCGCCGGTTCAACGGGCATCGCGCAAAGACCGCCGAAGCGCTCGATATTGGCGTTCGTACGCTGGGTCTGAAGCTCAAGAAGTGGAAGGAAGAGCAGCTTGTTCCCGCGTCACTGTGA
- the flgC gene encoding flagellar basal body rod protein FlgC, whose product MYGALDISTSGMIAERTRMTVISANLAGREAILDAEGNVNPYRRRFAIFEAGDPNATHASGRDMGVHVKEVWANPDAIRLKHDPSHPLAYKDGPNAGYVPMPDIDPITEQVDAMEALRSYEANVVAAEATKAMMAQAIRLIA is encoded by the coding sequence ATGTACGGCGCACTTGACATCTCGACCAGCGGCATGATCGCCGAACGCACGCGGATGACCGTTATCTCGGCCAACCTTGCGGGGCGCGAAGCGATTCTTGATGCCGAAGGGAACGTGAATCCATATCGCAGACGCTTTGCGATCTTTGAGGCTGGCGACCCGAACGCCACGCACGCAAGCGGGCGCGATATGGGTGTTCACGTGAAGGAGGTATGGGCGAATCCGGATGCGATTCGGCTGAAGCACGATCCGTCGCATCCGCTTGCGTACAAGGATGGGCCGAACGCTGGATATGTTCCGATGCCCGACATTGATCCGATTACGGAACAGGTTGACGCAATGGAAGCATTGCGGTCATATGAGGCGAATGTTGTTGCGGCAGAAGCAACCAAAGCGATGATGGCTCAAGCGATCCGTTTGATCGCGTAG
- the fliE gene encoding flagellar hook-basal body complex protein FliE, whose amino-acid sequence MIDSLGLIGSPTTSQVQSARVQVPSGAASFVDSLKRNIEHVDEMQQGAALAQEELMSGMRDDVEGVMIETQKADTAFRMLLALRNKLVEAYQELQQLRV is encoded by the coding sequence ATGATTGACTCACTTGGGCTGATCGGCAGCCCGACAACTTCTCAGGTGCAGAGCGCTCGCGTGCAGGTTCCTTCTGGAGCCGCGTCGTTCGTTGATTCACTCAAACGGAATATCGAGCACGTTGATGAGATGCAGCAGGGAGCAGCGCTAGCCCAGGAAGAGTTGATGTCGGGGATGCGCGACGATGTTGAGGGAGTCATGATCGAGACGCAGAAGGCAGATACCGCATTCAGGATGCTGCTTGCGCTGCGAAACAAGCTTGTCGAAGCCTACCAGGAGCTTCAGCAACTCCGCGTGTGA
- the fliG gene encoding flagellar motor switch protein FliG, translating into MARKPHEPLPESIGDLGGLTKAAIMVLAIGRDDAAGLLRKMEYEEVEELSRELASLGSVTSDLRNGVVREFYDQTLASKFVGEGNLDFAKTLLQNSMDPTQAERMVAQIQTQVQKSPFSFLQRAESDSLLTFIQDEHPQTIALVVCHLPHHKAAEVIVGLPMKKQLEVIKRIANMDQTNPEVIREVEQGLEQRLSNMLSQSMEKAGGVETVAEILNLADRSSEKTIMEGLEVDDPDLVESIRRLMFVFEDVKLVNDKGIQNVLKEIDNNELAVALKTASEDLKKKIFSNMSERAAQLIQEEMEFMGPVRVSDVESAQQRIVDVVRRLEESGDVMIQGRGTDDMIV; encoded by the coding sequence ATGGCACGCAAACCGCACGAACCACTTCCCGAAAGCATTGGCGATCTGGGAGGTCTGACAAAGGCAGCCATCATGGTGCTTGCTATTGGACGCGATGATGCTGCTGGGCTTCTGCGCAAAATGGAGTACGAAGAGGTTGAGGAACTCTCGCGCGAGCTTGCAAGTCTCGGATCAGTGACATCCGATCTGCGGAATGGTGTTGTACGTGAGTTTTATGATCAGACACTCGCGAGCAAGTTTGTTGGAGAGGGAAATCTTGACTTTGCAAAGACGCTTCTACAGAACTCGATGGATCCAACACAGGCTGAACGCATGGTTGCACAGATCCAGACACAGGTGCAGAAGTCACCGTTCAGCTTTCTTCAGCGCGCAGAGTCGGACAGCTTGTTGACGTTTATCCAGGATGAGCACCCGCAGACCATTGCGTTGGTTGTATGCCATTTGCCACACCATAAGGCCGCAGAAGTCATCGTTGGCCTCCCAATGAAGAAGCAGCTTGAGGTGATCAAGCGCATCGCGAACATGGACCAGACGAATCCGGAAGTGATTCGCGAGGTTGAGCAGGGGCTCGAACAGCGTCTGAGCAACATGCTCAGCCAGTCGATGGAAAAGGCTGGTGGAGTCGAGACCGTTGCAGAAATTCTGAACCTTGCCGATCGTTCCAGTGAGAAGACGATAATGGAAGGACTGGAAGTCGATGACCCTGATCTGGTCGAGTCGATCCGCAGGCTCATGTTCGTCTTCGAGGATGTCAAGCTCGTCAACGACAAGGGCATCCAGAACGTGCTCAAGGAGATCGACAACAACGAGCTTGCGGTTGCACTCAAGACAGCATCGGAGGATCTCAAGAAGAAGATCTTCTCAAACATGTCAGAGCGTGCAGCCCAGCTTATCCAGGAGGAAATGGAGTTCATGGGACCGGTGCGTGTCTCCGATGTCGAGAGTGCGCAGCAGCGCATCGTGGACGTGGTGCGCAGGCTCGAAGAGTCCGGCGATGTCATGATCCAAGGACGCGGTACGGACGACATGATCGTTTGA
- a CDS encoding FliI/YscN family ATPase — protein MVDLFDAPSSLAQHCETIAVSGIVSAVRGLTLEVSGLIAPVGTLVSIGCDRSEGATACVRGEVVGLQSAHAIVMLLSDATGVRVGQRVRAEAAGMVQCVGISMLGRVLNAMGDPIDDGSPLTDLVPVPLKPAPLHAMRRARISQPIRTGVRAIDLMAPMGRGQRLGIFAGPGVGKSSLLGQIATQSDADANVIALIGERGREVREFVEDSLGDGLQRSVVVVATGDETPTLRVRAALLACSAAEYLRDCGMNVMLMMDSITRLAHAQRQIGLAAGEPPTMRGYTPSVFSLMASIMERAGAVEKSEATQSGSITGLYTILMEGDDTTEPVSDAARGILDGHIMLSRKLAQRAHYPAIDVLDSVSRLTNQIAEKSHVIVRNEIVKLIAKYREIEELVQIGAYAKGSDPIADRAIALMPSIDSVLMQSMEERESFEHMLGRAAQAVTSDLGGSE, from the coding sequence ATGGTTGACCTCTTCGATGCGCCATCATCGCTTGCCCAACACTGCGAGACGATTGCGGTGAGTGGCATTGTGTCCGCGGTGCGAGGGCTCACACTCGAGGTATCCGGTCTGATTGCGCCCGTGGGCACGCTGGTCTCGATCGGATGTGATCGATCAGAGGGCGCTACAGCGTGTGTACGCGGTGAGGTTGTTGGTTTGCAAAGCGCCCATGCTATTGTGATGCTGCTGTCAGATGCAACAGGTGTTCGGGTAGGCCAGCGTGTTCGTGCGGAAGCCGCGGGTATGGTGCAGTGTGTTGGCATCTCCATGCTCGGTCGCGTGCTCAACGCAATGGGGGATCCCATCGACGATGGAAGTCCGCTGACCGATCTTGTACCTGTGCCATTGAAGCCTGCACCGCTGCATGCGATGCGACGGGCGAGAATCTCACAACCGATTCGCACGGGTGTTCGGGCGATTGATCTCATGGCACCGATGGGTAGAGGCCAGCGACTTGGTATCTTTGCCGGGCCGGGTGTCGGTAAGTCATCGCTGCTCGGACAGATCGCAACACAATCAGATGCGGACGCGAACGTCATCGCGTTGATTGGCGAACGCGGTCGTGAGGTTCGGGAGTTCGTTGAAGATAGTCTGGGGGATGGTCTGCAGCGATCTGTTGTGGTTGTTGCAACCGGCGATGAAACACCGACGTTGCGAGTTCGTGCCGCGCTGCTCGCCTGTTCTGCTGCGGAGTATCTTCGTGACTGCGGCATGAACGTGATGCTGATGATGGATTCGATCACGCGACTTGCGCACGCACAGCGTCAGATCGGGCTCGCAGCCGGCGAGCCGCCAACCATGCGAGGGTATACACCAAGTGTGTTCTCGCTGATGGCTTCGATCATGGAACGTGCTGGCGCTGTCGAGAAAAGCGAAGCAACACAGTCAGGATCAATCACCGGGCTCTACACGATTCTGATGGAGGGCGATGATACGACGGAGCCGGTATCGGATGCTGCACGGGGCATTCTGGACGGCCACATCATGTTGTCACGCAAGCTGGCGCAGCGGGCACACTATCCCGCAATCGACGTTCTTGACAGTGTCAGCCGTCTCACAAACCAGATTGCTGAAAAATCGCATGTCATCGTGCGGAATGAGATCGTAAAACTCATTGCAAAGTACCGCGAGATTGAGGAACTCGTACAGATCGGCGCGTATGCGAAAGGGTCGGACCCGATTGCAGACAGGGCGATCGCGCTGATGCCGTCGATCGACTCGGTCCTGATGCAGTCCATGGAGGAACGCGAGAGCTTTGAGCACATGCTTGGAAGAGCAGCGCAAGCAGTCACATCGGACCTTGGAGGATCAGAGTAA
- a CDS encoding flagellar FliJ family protein codes for MPKFRFSMESVLKVRTHNERECLLVFSQCEHLRQQAAERLQLAREDERIAQEVQRDLAATASDAEDLRSLRQQSVAIRAIRARVAQLEDELGDAVAGVERARDLLAEAAKERMAIEQLRDRRKSAWLKELQHKETLQIDDAVQALRAVERIANASSTVEESA; via the coding sequence ATGCCGAAGTTTCGTTTCTCCATGGAATCGGTGTTGAAAGTGCGAACGCACAACGAGCGGGAATGTCTGCTCGTGTTTTCGCAATGCGAACATTTGCGTCAGCAGGCAGCTGAGCGATTGCAACTCGCACGCGAAGATGAGCGAATTGCGCAGGAGGTGCAGCGAGATCTTGCGGCGACCGCATCCGATGCGGAGGATCTGCGATCACTTCGTCAGCAGAGTGTCGCGATCCGTGCGATTCGTGCACGAGTTGCGCAGCTCGAAGACGAGTTGGGTGATGCGGTTGCCGGCGTTGAGCGTGCTCGCGATCTGCTTGCAGAGGCGGCGAAAGAGCGCATGGCAATTGAACAACTGCGAGATCGACGAAAATCGGCATGGCTGAAGGAACTGCAGCACAAGGAAACGCTGCAGATTGACGATGCGGTGCAGGCATTACGAGCTGTTGAACGGATTGCGAATGCCAGCAGCACTGTGGAGGAATCGGCATGA
- a CDS encoding flagellar hook-length control protein FliK — MQVFLNPQVQTPSDAITAVGSAGSAQLDAKTALRPSFDALLDVVSTASASSATALNQHEQHAASGAAGAEFGIFDDSGRADRAQQLRDERAKHDMDSASDMRDATQAQMQSEPVRRASFDRSSTEPALQRSVAKQAAESWMDKPATEMLTQRAEESTTLQATLSSGSRHVSDSTASQSQHIAVAPGQIQTSSQPVSIANMQSHVAASASAVKPVEANSGGAGAQHSNGSTGSSGHHSLSTSSQLTNKAMFQLKSAGASKSAASPEQADRMTAQVKGALGQMLKGRGGNVMIQLTPETLGTVKVQLQLHHGSAKATIETSTQHAYDALTQTVDQLKQSLEERNVRVESIEVRLVSSGEKHAVSEPTAQQNTQQDVDARHGNTDGQFQDQNHTNGNGRGRTQQQFSASELIEPETGPAFAFEPEQFVSAHTVRDDMGQVRLALDALA, encoded by the coding sequence ATGCAAGTGTTCCTGAATCCGCAGGTCCAGACCCCTTCTGATGCCATTACTGCTGTCGGCAGCGCAGGCAGTGCCCAACTTGATGCAAAGACTGCGTTGCGGCCGTCGTTTGATGCGCTTCTTGATGTCGTGTCAACAGCGTCCGCATCTTCAGCGACTGCGCTCAACCAGCACGAGCAGCACGCTGCTTCGGGTGCAGCAGGTGCGGAGTTCGGCATCTTTGACGATTCCGGTCGCGCAGATCGTGCGCAGCAGCTTCGTGATGAGCGCGCAAAGCACGACATGGATTCTGCGTCTGATATGCGAGATGCGACACAAGCACAGATGCAGTCAGAGCCGGTTCGTCGCGCCTCGTTTGATCGATCCTCGACAGAGCCCGCCTTGCAACGATCCGTCGCAAAGCAAGCCGCAGAATCGTGGATGGACAAACCTGCGACTGAGATGCTCACACAACGTGCCGAAGAATCTACAACACTACAGGCAACTCTATCAAGTGGTTCGCGGCATGTGTCTGATTCAACAGCAAGCCAGTCTCAGCACATTGCTGTTGCGCCAGGACAGATCCAAACCAGTTCACAACCAGTAAGCATCGCGAATATGCAGTCACATGTTGCTGCAAGTGCGTCTGCAGTGAAACCGGTTGAAGCGAATAGTGGTGGGGCTGGTGCGCAGCACTCAAATGGTTCGACCGGTTCGAGTGGTCACCACAGCTTGAGCACATCATCGCAACTCACGAATAAAGCCATGTTCCAGCTGAAATCGGCTGGTGCATCGAAGTCCGCAGCTTCGCCAGAACAAGCAGATCGCATGACAGCGCAGGTCAAGGGAGCACTCGGACAGATGCTTAAGGGGCGTGGCGGCAACGTCATGATCCAGCTCACGCCGGAGACGCTCGGTACCGTCAAGGTGCAACTTCAACTGCACCATGGCAGTGCAAAGGCGACCATCGAAACATCCACGCAGCACGCATACGACGCACTGACACAGACTGTGGACCAACTTAAGCAGTCGCTCGAAGAACGCAATGTGCGCGTCGAGTCGATCGAGGTCAGACTGGTATCGTCCGGCGAGAAGCACGCTGTGAGTGAGCCAACTGCGCAACAGAATACACAGCAGGATGTAGATGCACGCCACGGGAATACAGACGGGCAGTTCCAGGATCAGAACCATACAAACGGAAACGGGCGTGGCAGGACGCAGCAGCAGTTTTCAGCTTCCGAGTTGATCGAGCCGGAGACTGGCCCGGCGTTTGCGTTTGAGCCCGAGCAGTTCGTCAGTGCGCACACGGTGCGCGATGACATGGGGCAGGTTCGTCTCGCTCTGGACGCATTGGCATAA